From one Desulfurobacterium thermolithotrophum DSM 11699 genomic stretch:
- a CDS encoding type II secretion system protein, with product MNIKSKGKLRGYKEGFRKGFSLIEIAIVLVIVSILLGLGIRSCISGIETAKIDNTQDKLLNFKTFILRNFCKTGNLVKKKEIDSYYLKDAWNNDIELIYALDTNDSNPCSLKTTSLSVILPSGNEVKDVVAVILSPSANRVLDSNVSLNKVEVKNDDLWEYITLYEIKTQCCSNKGISILTDSLPPIVEGENYDITLVATGGKPPYKCDVTSENSTVESFFKNHLVQGSEAFPYCKIVFSEDDSKDFISLLSSSEVSINLEVKDSSNPPFLASRNYLITVIRRKL from the coding sequence ATGAACATTAAGTCAAAAGGAAAATTAAGGGGATATAAAGAAGGTTTTAGAAAAGGGTTTAGTTTAATTGAAATTGCTATAGTCCTTGTTATAGTAAGTATTCTTCTAGGATTAGGAATTAGAAGTTGTATATCAGGAATTGAAACTGCAAAAATAGATAATACTCAGGATAAACTTTTAAATTTTAAGACTTTTATTTTGAGAAACTTTTGTAAAACAGGTAACTTAGTGAAAAAAAAAGAAATTGACTCTTACTACCTTAAAGATGCTTGGAACAATGATATTGAACTTATTTATGCTCTAGATACTAACGATAGTAATCCTTGTTCACTAAAAACTACATCTCTTTCTGTAATCTTACCATCAGGAAATGAAGTAAAAGATGTGGTTGCTGTTATCCTTTCACCGTCTGCAAATAGAGTTTTGGATTCGAACGTTTCTTTGAATAAAGTGGAAGTTAAGAATGATGATTTATGGGAATACATAACGTTATACGAAATTAAAACTCAATGTTGTAGTAACAAAGGAATTAGTATATTGACTGATTCCTTGCCTCCAATAGTTGAAGGAGAAAACTACGACATTACACTTGTTGCAACTGGAGGAAAGCCTCCATATAAATGTGATGTAACAAGTGAAAATAGCACGGTAGAAAGTTTTTTTAAAAATCATCTTGTTCAGGGAAGTGAAGCCTTCCCTTACTGTAAAATTGTTTTTTCAGAAGATGATTCAAAAGATTTTATTTCTTTGCTTTCCTCTAGTGAAGTTTCGATAAACTTAGAAGTTAAGGATAGTTCTAATCCTCCCTTTTTAGCTTCAAGGAATTATTTGATAACAGTTATAAGGAGAAAGCTATGA
- a CDS encoding prepilin-type N-terminal cleavage/methylation domain-containing protein produces MKRSGFTLIEMAIILVILGLILGIGMGTMIQFIKWNKRKETKNLLNSQVEQVIGTISSSKKIDLSQIPKVKDSYSQDIITIVAYKVTSNFLSPKNATVCDLKDTELTYKDNATGMTVNNVAFIVFSKGSDYTSDTYCNDVKVTNDIACNGTITTDSTKDLVRFVTLPELKNYLGCLGNPLKILNNELPSGIVGESYYAEVMAIGGIKPYKWCYSGLPPSGINITPNAVCPNYQESSILTLSGMPSNLTSASIKICVEDSNTPSSYKSCKDFIIVINSSGNGTSSSETGENNSNCASGYSFRFTAVNLGQNWIWVWPLRYSYNDREGVEEKIFLIPEGSTRNYSSPYTLYGRDFISVTFYWRGNEYVPLARNVSELDANGDCDIQVKCVIPYNYDGRDLTVVTCSSE; encoded by the coding sequence ATGAAACGGTCTGGTTTTACTCTTATTGAAATGGCAATAATTCTTGTTATTTTAGGACTTATACTTGGCATTGGAATGGGGACTATGATTCAGTTTATAAAGTGGAACAAGCGGAAAGAAACAAAAAATTTACTAAACAGTCAAGTAGAACAGGTAATAGGAACAATCTCTTCTTCTAAAAAGATAGATTTATCCCAAATCCCGAAAGTAAAAGACTCTTACTCTCAAGACATAATTACGATAGTAGCTTATAAAGTAACTTCTAATTTTTTATCACCTAAAAACGCAACAGTGTGTGACTTAAAAGATACAGAATTAACCTACAAAGATAATGCAACTGGAATGACAGTTAACAACGTAGCTTTCATAGTGTTTTCAAAAGGTTCTGACTATACTTCTGATACTTACTGCAATGATGTTAAAGTAACGAACGATATTGCCTGCAACGGCACAATCACTACAGACTCAACAAAAGACTTAGTTCGCTTCGTAACTTTACCCGAACTTAAAAACTACTTAGGTTGTCTTGGAAATCCCTTAAAAATACTGAACAACGAACTGCCTTCAGGGATTGTCGGCGAAAGTTATTATGCAGAAGTAATGGCAATTGGAGGGATAAAGCCTTACAAATGGTGCTATAGTGGTTTACCACCCTCAGGGATTAATATAACTCCCAATGCTGTATGTCCAAACTATCAAGAATCTTCCATCCTTACTCTATCTGGAATGCCATCAAATCTAACATCAGCAAGTATAAAAATTTGTGTTGAGGATAGCAATACACCTTCTTCTTATAAATCCTGTAAGGATTTTATTATAGTCATAAATTCTTCAGGTAACGGAACATCCAGCAGTGAAACAGGAGAAAATAATTCAAATTGTGCTTCAGGTTATAGTTTTCGTTTCACGGCTGTTAATTTGGGGCAAAATTGGATTTGGGTATGGCCTCTTAGATATAGTTACAATGACCGGGAAGGTGTTGAAGAAAAAATATTTTTAATTCCAGAAGGTTCTACTAGGAACTACTCATCGCCTTATACTCTTTATGGACGTGATTTTATATCCGTAACATTTTATTGGAGAGGGAATGAGTACGTACCATTAGCAAGAAACGTTTCTGAGCTTGATGCAAATGGAGACTGTGATATTCAAGTTAAATGTGTTATACCCTATAACTATGATGGAAGGGATCTAACGGTAGTTACTTGTTCTTCAGAATAA
- a CDS encoding GspE/PulE family protein yields MAKERLGDKLIRLRLITPEQLEIALKEQKRTGELLGEVLLRLGFITEEQLMNALSEQKGIERVELSSYLIDPEVIKLIPKKLAEKYKIIPIAKEDGALVIGMVNPFDLEAIDVISRFVGTRVKPVAIKEKEFEETFSKYYGEVKSIEELLEEILEEKVSPGELDTRIIQIVDYIILKGVKDKASDIHIEPAEAVTRVRYRIDGVMTLGFILPKQIHSSIVTRIKLISHLNISETRLPQDGRTTFKVGDREIDLRVSTLPSIYGEAVVMRLLGLNEALPKLEELDFTPHNYNLLQKAIQKPYGIILVTGPTGSGKTTTLYALLNKSFSVQKTIITVEDPVEYKWELIRQVQVNPRAGLTFAKALRSILRQDPDVILVGEIRDEETAKIATQAAQTGHLVLTTLHTNDAVSSIIRLSELGVKPFLIGSSLIAVSAQRLVRVICPYCKYSYKASPEEKEYLKVPKDKELILYKGKGCEKCKFRGYLGRTVIAEILLIDKELEDLIIKQASPVEIMRIALNKGFKTMFEDGKQKVLDGKTTIEELKRVLG; encoded by the coding sequence ATGGCTAAAGAAAGACTTGGAGACAAATTGATAAGACTAAGACTAATAACCCCTGAACAGTTGGAAATAGCATTAAAGGAGCAGAAAAGAACTGGAGAGCTCTTAGGAGAAGTTCTTTTAAGGCTTGGATTTATAACGGAAGAACAGCTTATGAATGCTCTTTCGGAACAAAAAGGAATTGAAAGAGTAGAACTTTCTTCTTATCTAATTGACCCTGAAGTAATTAAGTTAATTCCTAAAAAATTAGCGGAAAAATACAAGATTATTCCTATTGCAAAGGAAGATGGAGCTTTAGTTATTGGCATGGTTAATCCTTTTGATCTTGAAGCTATAGATGTTATATCAAGATTTGTAGGAACAAGAGTAAAACCTGTTGCTATTAAAGAAAAAGAATTTGAAGAAACGTTTTCTAAGTACTACGGAGAAGTAAAAAGCATTGAAGAACTTTTAGAGGAAATTCTTGAAGAAAAAGTTTCTCCGGGAGAGTTAGATACAAGAATTATTCAAATAGTAGATTACATCATTTTAAAAGGAGTCAAGGACAAAGCTTCCGACATTCACATTGAACCTGCAGAAGCTGTAACAAGAGTTAGATATAGAATAGATGGAGTAATGACTCTTGGGTTTATTCTTCCAAAACAAATTCATTCATCAATTGTTACTCGAATTAAGCTTATTTCTCATTTGAACATATCAGAAACAAGGCTTCCTCAGGATGGCAGGACGACTTTCAAAGTAGGGGATAGAGAAATAGACCTGAGGGTTTCAACTTTACCATCTATATACGGTGAAGCTGTTGTAATGAGACTCCTTGGTCTCAATGAAGCTCTTCCAAAGCTTGAAGAGCTTGACTTTACTCCTCACAACTACAATTTACTACAAAAAGCTATACAAAAACCTTATGGAATAATCCTTGTTACAGGCCCTACAGGTTCAGGTAAAACTACTACTCTTTATGCTTTACTTAATAAAAGTTTTTCCGTTCAGAAAACAATAATAACCGTTGAGGATCCAGTAGAGTATAAATGGGAACTAATAAGACAGGTTCAGGTAAATCCAAGAGCGGGTTTAACTTTTGCAAAAGCTCTTAGAAGTATTTTAAGACAGGATCCAGATGTAATTCTGGTTGGAGAAATTAGAGATGAAGAAACTGCAAAAATAGCCACTCAAGCAGCCCAAACAGGTCACTTGGTTTTAACAACACTTCACACAAACGATGCAGTATCTTCCATAATAAGACTATCAGAATTAGGTGTAAAACCTTTCTTAATAGGAAGTTCTTTAATAGCAGTTTCTGCTCAAAGATTAGTTCGTGTTATTTGTCCTTACTGCAAGTATTCTTACAAAGCTTCTCCTGAAGAAAAGGAATATTTAAAAGTTCCTAAAGACAAGGAATTAATCCTTTATAAAGGAAAAGGTTGTGAAAAGTGTAAGTTTAGAGGTTACTTAGGAAGAACAGTAATAGCAGAGATACTTTTAATAGATAAAGAGCTGGAAGACTTGATAATCAAGCAAGCTTCTCCTGTTGAGATTATGCGTATTGCTTTGAATAAAGGATTTAAGACTATGTTTGAGGATGGAAAGCAGAAAGTATTAGATGGAAAAACAACAATTGAAGAATTAAAGAGAGTATTGGGATAA
- a CDS encoding SPOR domain-containing protein, whose protein sequence is MRKLLLILLIFLAFTIQAFSEDRFCFVQLASFKSLKVAEKLFEDVKTDKPVYILKFKEIYGVRVGPFENFKICKLQKEKLKNDLRKYRIEPIMILSSHSIPPSNYVIKEKTSKTKSHKEEKRTVEPKRISDISKEKEKKDASSLVYLYIEKAKVCMGKKDCTNAVKYLKLAITKGGENPKLYTYLGYAYTHLGRYTKALNAFKKALKIDPDYAEAYAGIGFLYLKLNSPKAAVIAFRRAHSLNPKEISYSVNLAISLLGSGNIDEAILEFQKLKNKYPFLPEIYYNEAVAYLKKGYYKKAIEDFEIFLELTKANKFYEDYREEVLKVLNQIKLILKSKDEH, encoded by the coding sequence ATGAGGAAGTTACTATTAATTTTGCTAATATTTTTGGCGTTTACTATTCAGGCTTTTTCTGAAGATAGATTTTGTTTTGTTCAACTTGCCTCTTTTAAAAGCCTAAAAGTTGCTGAAAAGCTTTTTGAAGATGTAAAAACTGATAAACCTGTGTATATTCTAAAGTTTAAAGAAATTTACGGTGTAAGAGTAGGACCTTTTGAAAACTTTAAGATTTGTAAGTTACAAAAAGAAAAATTGAAAAACGATCTTAGAAAATATAGAATAGAGCCTATTATGATCTTATCAAGTCACTCTATTCCCCCTTCTAATTATGTTATTAAAGAAAAAACTTCAAAAACTAAAAGTCATAAAGAAGAAAAAAGAACAGTAGAACCTAAAAGGATAAGTGATATTTCTAAAGAAAAGGAGAAGAAAGATGCTTCCTCACTTGTATATCTCTACATAGAAAAAGCTAAAGTATGTATGGGAAAAAAGGACTGTACAAATGCTGTAAAATATTTAAAGCTTGCTATAACTAAAGGAGGAGAAAATCCAAAGCTTTATACCTACTTAGGGTATGCTTATACCCATCTTGGAAGGTATACAAAAGCTTTAAATGCGTTTAAGAAAGCTTTAAAGATAGATCCTGATTATGCAGAAGCTTATGCAGGAATAGGTTTTCTTTACTTGAAGCTAAACTCACCAAAAGCTGCGGTAATAGCATTTAGAAGAGCGCATAGTTTAAATCCTAAAGAAATCAGTTATAGCGTAAACCTAGCCATATCCTTATTAGGAAGTGGAAATATTGATGAAGCGATTCTTGAATTTCAAAAGCTGAAAAACAAGTATCCATTTTTACCAGAGATTTACTATAACGAAGCAGTTGCTTACCTAAAGAAAGGTTATTATAAAAAGGCTATTGAAGATTTTGAAATTTTCTTAGAATTAACTAAGGCTAACAAGTTTTATGAAGATTATAGGGAAGAAGTCTTAAAAGTTTTGAATCAAATTAAACTTATTTTGAAATCGAAAGATGAACATTAA